Proteins from a single region of Punica granatum isolate Tunisia-2019 chromosome 8, ASM765513v2, whole genome shotgun sequence:
- the LOC116189469 gene encoding proteasome subunit beta type-6 produces MDLGLNEEHSMGTTIIGVTYNGGVVLGADSRTSTGMYVANRASDKITQLTDNVYVCRSGSAADSQIVSDYVRYFLHQHTIQLGQPATVKVAANLVRLLAYNNKNMLQTGLIVGGWDKYEGGKIYGIPLGGTIIEQPFAIGGSGSSYLYGFFDQAWKEGMTQEEAEQLVVKAVSLAIARDGASGGVVRTVTIDAEGVKRKFYPGDELPLWHEELQPQNSLLDILNASSPEPMNI; encoded by the exons ATGGATCTCGGCTTGAACGAGGAGCACTCGATGGGGACGACCATCATCGGAGTCACCTACAACGGCGGCGTCGTCCTCGGCGCCGACTCCAGGACCAGCACCG GAATGTATGTTGCTAATCGAGCTTCGGATAAGATCACTCAGCTCACGGACAATGTCTACGTTTGCCGCTCTGGATCG GCTGCAGATTCTCAGATAGTGTCGGACTATGTCCGCTACTTCCTTCATCAGCATAC GATACAGTTAGGCCAGCCTGCAACTGTAAAGGTTGCTGCCAACCTCGTCAGGCTACTAGCGTACAATAACAAG AATATGCTGCAAACTGGTCTTATTGTTGGTGGGTGGGACAAGTATGAGGGCGGTAAAATCTATGGCATTCCTCTAGGTGGTACCATCATAGAGCAGCCATTTGCTATTGGAG GATCTGGCTCCTCTTATTTGTATGGTTTCTTTGATCAAGCCTGGAAAGAAGGCATGACCCAGGAGGAGGCAGAG CAACTTGTGGTAAAGGCAGTATCACTTGCAATTGCACGGGATGGTGCCAGTGGGGGTGTCGTTCGGACAGTCACT ATCGATGCTGAAGGTGTGAAGAGGAAGTTCTATCCCGGGGATGAGCTTCCGCTGTGGCATGAGGAGCTGCAGCCTCAGAATTCATTGCTGGATATTCTGAACGCTTCAAGTCCCGAGCCAATGAACATTTAG